The following proteins are co-located in the Brevibacillus laterosporus DSM 25 genome:
- the qcrB gene encoding menaquinol-cytochrome c reductase cytochrome b subunit has protein sequence MIQKMYDWVDERLNITPMWRDLADHEVPEHVNPAHHFSAFVYCFGGLTFFITVIQILSGMFLTMYYVPDIINAYESVKYLQTEVAFGVIVRGMHHWGASLVIVMMFLHTLRVFFTGSYKKPRELNWIVGMLIFFVMLGLGFTGYLLPWDNTAYFATKVGLQIADSIPIIGPYAKSLLTGGEIVGAQTLTRFFAIHVFFLPAGLLGLLGAHFIMIRVQGISGPL, from the coding sequence ATGATACAAAAAATGTATGATTGGGTGGATGAGCGCCTAAATATCACTCCTATGTGGCGTGATCTGGCTGACCATGAAGTACCTGAACACGTAAATCCCGCACATCACTTTTCAGCGTTCGTTTACTGTTTTGGGGGCCTTACTTTTTTTATTACTGTAATTCAAATTCTATCTGGAATGTTTTTGACCATGTATTATGTTCCAGACATCATTAATGCTTATGAGTCCGTAAAATACTTACAAACTGAGGTTGCTTTTGGTGTAATCGTTCGTGGTATGCACCATTGGGGCGCAAGTTTAGTAATTGTCATGATGTTCCTACATACCTTACGTGTCTTCTTCACAGGATCTTATAAAAAACCACGCGAATTAAACTGGATTGTAGGGATGTTAATCTTCTTCGTAATGCTTGGTCTTGGTTTTACTGGGTATCTGTTACCTTGGGATAACACAGCGTACTTTGCTACAAAAGTAGGGCTTCAAATCGCTGACTCTATTCCGATAATTGGACCTTATGCGAAAAGTTTGTTAACAGGTGGAGAAATTGTAGGAGCGCAAACGCTTACTCGTTTCTTTGCTATCCATGTATTCTTCTTGCCAGCTGGCTTGTTGGGATTATTGGGTGCTCACTTTATTATGATACGTGTACAAGGTATTTCTGGACCTCTATAA
- a CDS encoding menaquinol-cytochrome c reductase cytochrome b/c subunit, with translation MAKQDKNATFVGDSRISAKRMPNVSPSYSDYPGTTEPFWPNFLLKEWMVAAVCLLGFLVLTVSHESPLTAKADPNDTSFIPVPDWYFLFLYQLLKYPWAAGDHVLLGVIGIPGVAFGAMILAPFLDTGKDRRPIRRPIATGLMLLSLFSIFFLTWAAHDEHEKQLAKLGGGGGGGAPAAAAKADPSFKADPLWAANQSCIGCHGGNLEGGMGPNLQKIGSTLGAEDIHKTIVEGKGDMPGGMFKGSDEDLKKLVDYLASLK, from the coding sequence ATGGCAAAACAAGATAAGAATGCTACCTTCGTTGGAGACTCTCGGATCTCAGCGAAGCGCATGCCAAATGTGTCACCTTCGTATTCTGACTATCCAGGAACCACTGAACCGTTTTGGCCAAACTTTCTGTTAAAAGAGTGGATGGTTGCTGCGGTTTGTTTGCTTGGTTTCTTGGTGTTAACGGTTTCACATGAATCACCTCTAACAGCGAAAGCTGACCCAAATGATACTTCTTTTATTCCAGTACCGGACTGGTATTTCTTGTTCCTGTACCAATTATTGAAATATCCATGGGCAGCAGGTGATCACGTACTGCTTGGCGTAATTGGTATTCCTGGCGTTGCTTTTGGTGCCATGATTCTAGCGCCATTCTTAGATACAGGTAAAGATCGACGTCCAATTCGTCGTCCTATTGCAACTGGACTTATGCTACTGTCCTTGTTCTCCATCTTCTTCTTGACTTGGGCAGCTCATGACGAACATGAAAAACAGTTAGCTAAGCTAGGTGGCGGCGGTGGAGGAGGAGCTCCTGCTGCTGCAGCAAAGGCTGATCCAAGCTTTAAAGCTGATCCACTATGGGCAGCAAATCAGTCTTGTATTGGGTGTCATGGTGGAAATCTTGAAGGCGGGATGGGACCTAATCTACAAAAGATTGGTTCGACTCTAGGTGCTGAAGATATCCACAAGACGATTGTAGAAGGTAAAGGTGATATGCCAGGTGGTATGTTTAAAGGATCGGATGAAGATCTGAAAAAACTGGTAGATTACCTCGCAAGTTTGAAATAA
- a CDS encoding DUF1405 domain-containing protein has translation MKWMWLWFLGSLKKSWFLWTLFFINFLGTIYGFYWYKDQLADVAAYNAPYLLLFVPDSPTGSGLFTLVILMYILGRNVPILEAVASVTNFKYGMWAVGVIVAGWSLGNEVHWQDLMLLASHLGMAVESMLYARYYQITWLGLGIAALWVLNNDFLDYVMEIHPYLPTPLVPYTGIVGLCTVVLSLLSIAIIYYLHTRANKNQV, from the coding sequence ATGAAATGGATGTGGCTCTGGTTTCTAGGATCATTAAAAAAATCGTGGTTTCTCTGGACCTTGTTCTTCATTAACTTTTTAGGGACAATCTACGGTTTTTACTGGTATAAGGACCAACTTGCAGATGTAGCTGCCTATAATGCGCCCTATTTGCTGTTATTTGTCCCAGATAGCCCTACTGGGAGCGGACTATTTACTCTGGTTATCTTAATGTACATTTTGGGTCGAAACGTTCCAATATTGGAAGCGGTCGCATCAGTTACGAACTTTAAGTACGGGATGTGGGCAGTTGGAGTTATTGTTGCAGGCTGGTCTCTGGGTAACGAGGTTCATTGGCAAGATCTGATGCTTTTAGCGTCCCATTTGGGAATGGCAGTGGAGTCTATGCTGTATGCTCGCTACTATCAAATAACTTGGTTGGGGCTTGGAATAGCAGCGCTTTGGGTGTTAAATAACGATTTTCTCGATTACGTAATGGAAATTCACCCGTATCTACCAACACCACTGGTTCCATATACCGGCATTGTGGGCTTATGTACGGTTGTTTTAAGCTTGCTCTCCATTGCTATTATTTATTATTTACATACACGAGCGAATAAAAATCAGGTCTAA
- a CDS encoding sporulation protein YpjB yields the protein MPKNIRMLLLLLVMGFLLAMPISYFVTKMNQPPEEKHLAELDKVAGEMLRATEKGDYDTAKLKIERLASQFPNETLPISLRIESLNAVTQSILSAKKAYASPKTTENRLLWHATQVRVAVDALSHQRSPMWRTYYNSYSKQMQNLLQAAVERDTETLRAQYEENYQLYLALRPAMTIQLKEQAMDKVTRKYEEIAKHLLNQKLDWQMMRSSIRELSSTMQEAFVGEDQTAVGSFMDNPESTYRLMVWISTLVTVSLAYVAWIKYSAMKQRRI from the coding sequence GTGCCAAAAAACATCAGAATGTTGCTACTCTTATTGGTAATGGGATTTCTATTAGCCATGCCGATTAGTTACTTTGTGACAAAAATGAACCAGCCGCCAGAAGAAAAACATTTGGCTGAATTAGATAAGGTGGCAGGGGAAATGCTACGAGCAACTGAAAAAGGAGATTATGACACGGCCAAACTAAAAATAGAGAGGTTAGCTTCTCAATTTCCCAACGAAACCCTTCCTATATCTTTACGGATTGAAAGTCTCAATGCTGTAACACAGTCCATTTTATCAGCCAAAAAAGCTTATGCAAGTCCAAAAACGACAGAAAATCGATTGTTGTGGCATGCGACGCAGGTGAGAGTAGCTGTAGATGCGCTGAGTCATCAAAGGAGTCCTATGTGGCGCACCTACTATAACTCCTACTCAAAGCAGATGCAGAACTTATTGCAAGCCGCTGTCGAACGAGATACCGAAACCCTTCGAGCACAATATGAGGAAAATTACCAATTATATTTAGCGCTACGGCCTGCAATGACAATCCAGTTAAAAGAACAGGCAATGGATAAGGTTACACGAAAATATGAAGAGATAGCGAAACATCTACTTAATCAGAAGCTGGATTGGCAGATGATGCGTTCCTCTATCAGAGAACTGAGTAGTACGATGCAGGAAGCGTTTGTTGGGGAAGATCAGACTGCTGTGGGTTCATTCATGGACAATCCAGAATCAACGTATCGTCTGATGGTGTGGATATCTACTTTGGTGACTGTTTCACTAGCTTATGTAGCTTGGATAAAATACTCTGCGATGAAGCAACGAAGGATCTGA
- a CDS encoding YitT family protein: MKLHLKNILAIIIGSIIMGFGINAFNIPNGLAEGGITGISILIKLAFPAIDQGIVYLLLNLPLFFIGYRLLGKVSFFYTVVGTVSLSVSLSVFGMILHYEKLGDTLLATLFAGVAIGSGLGIIFRYGGTTGGVDIIARLLNKMFGISMGRTLLMGDILVVGASLIYLTIQNAMYTLVCVYIAARVIDFFQDGAYAGKALMIVSENPQKIAQEILTTGRGVTILNGKGAFSGMDKEIVYCVVSRNEVPRLKNLMNEIDPHAFVIVSEVHEVLGEGFTFDENKKPLRQT, encoded by the coding sequence ATGAAATTGCATTTGAAAAACATATTAGCAATTATCATCGGTTCTATCATCATGGGTTTTGGCATTAACGCTTTTAACATTCCAAACGGACTGGCAGAAGGCGGTATCACAGGGATCAGCATTCTGATCAAACTAGCCTTTCCAGCTATTGATCAGGGAATTGTTTATCTATTACTCAATCTTCCTTTATTTTTTATTGGGTATCGTTTGTTAGGGAAAGTCAGCTTTTTTTACACCGTCGTTGGAACGGTTTCTTTATCAGTTTCGCTTTCAGTATTTGGCATGATTTTACATTATGAAAAATTGGGCGACACTTTGCTTGCCACTTTATTTGCTGGAGTTGCAATCGGTAGCGGTCTAGGTATCATTTTTCGTTATGGTGGAACGACAGGGGGCGTCGATATTATCGCCCGTTTATTAAACAAGATGTTCGGAATCAGTATGGGCCGTACCTTACTCATGGGTGATATCCTAGTAGTCGGTGCATCTCTGATCTACTTAACTATTCAAAACGCTATGTATACGTTAGTCTGTGTGTATATTGCTGCACGGGTTATAGACTTTTTCCAAGACGGTGCGTATGCTGGTAAAGCTTTAATGATCGTATCGGAGAACCCCCAAAAAATAGCTCAGGAAATTTTGACCACAGGACGGGGTGTCACGATTTTAAATGGAAAAGGTGCCTTTTCCGGTATGGATAAGGAGATTGTCTACTGTGTTGTCAGCAGAAATGAAGTCCCTCGCCTCAAAAATCTTATGAATGAAATTGACCCTCATGCTTTTGTTATTGTGAGCGAGGTTCATGAAGTTTTAGGTGAAGGTTTTACATTTGATGAAAATAAAAAGCCCTTGCGACAAACATAA
- a CDS encoding nucleotide pyrophosphohydrolase, translating to MDNKKTLQEIQEEVDQYISQFKEGYFSPLAMLARMTEEVGELAREINHYYGEKPKKSTEAEKTVEDELGDVFFIVLCFANSLGIDLQEAFDRIMHKFNTRDKDRWTRIEE from the coding sequence ATGGATAATAAAAAAACATTACAGGAAATTCAAGAAGAAGTAGATCAGTATATCTCTCAGTTTAAAGAAGGATATTTTTCTCCATTAGCTATGTTGGCTCGCATGACTGAGGAAGTAGGAGAGCTCGCTCGTGAAATCAATCATTATTATGGAGAAAAACCTAAGAAATCAACTGAAGCAGAAAAAACAGTTGAAGACGAACTGGGAGACGTTTTCTTTATTGTCTTATGTTTTGCCAATTCTCTTGGTATAGATTTGCAGGAAGCATTTGATCGCATTATGCACAAATTTAATACTCGTGACAAGGATAGATGGACCAGAATTGAAGAGTAG
- the dapB gene encoding 4-hydroxy-tetrahydrodipicolinate reductase: MEKIIRVAVAGAKGRMGREVVKMLEQDPSLEFVAGIDSQLTDVDVGEVLGGKPIGVPMINSLEEALLAFKPDVVVDFTTPSQVYQNMLLCLQHGVRPVVGTTGLSPEEIAELNQICVDNELGAIIAPNFAIGAILLMKFASMAAKYMPHVEIIELHHDQKLDAPSGTAIKTAEMIASARNDIQQGHPDEKEILAGARGVDYMGFRIHSVRLPGMVAHQEVLFGAIGQTLSIRHDSINRESFMPGVQMAIKAVVSLQTLVYGLEHLID; the protein is encoded by the coding sequence ATGGAAAAGATAATTCGCGTTGCCGTAGCTGGCGCCAAAGGAAGAATGGGGCGCGAAGTGGTTAAAATGCTTGAACAAGATCCCTCTCTGGAGTTTGTTGCAGGGATTGATTCACAGTTGACAGATGTAGATGTGGGTGAGGTACTAGGAGGAAAGCCAATAGGCGTACCAATGATTAATTCCTTGGAAGAAGCCTTACTAGCTTTTAAACCAGATGTTGTCGTAGACTTTACTACGCCTTCACAGGTTTACCAAAACATGCTCCTGTGTCTGCAACATGGTGTGAGACCAGTTGTAGGTACGACTGGTCTTAGTCCTGAAGAAATAGCAGAATTAAATCAAATATGTGTAGACAATGAGCTTGGGGCTATAATAGCGCCTAACTTTGCTATCGGGGCTATCCTCTTAATGAAATTCGCTAGCATGGCAGCTAAATATATGCCACATGTAGAGATTATTGAACTACATCATGATCAAAAGCTTGATGCCCCAAGTGGAACTGCGATTAAAACAGCTGAAATGATTGCATCAGCTCGTAATGACATACAGCAAGGTCATCCAGATGAGAAAGAGATCCTTGCTGGAGCACGAGGAGTTGATTATATGGGCTTCCGAATCCATAGTGTGCGTTTGCCAGGTATGGTAGCACATCAGGAAGTATTATTTGGAGCAATTGGACAAACCTTATCTATCCGTCATGACTCCATAAATCGTGAATCGTTTATGCCAGGTGTTCAAATGGCCATTAAGGCAGTTGTCTCTTTACAGACGTTAGTATATGGACTAGAGCACCTCATTGATTAA
- a CDS encoding methylglyoxal synthase encodes MNIALIAHDQKKEEMVQLAMAYEGILQKHQLFTTGTTGLRIMENTRLQVTRFLSGPLGGDQQIGAMIAKNEMDVIVFLRDPLTSQPHEPDIQALLRLCDVHRIPVATNLATAEILLKAVEQGNMAWREV; translated from the coding sequence ATGAACATCGCATTGATTGCACATGATCAGAAAAAAGAAGAGATGGTTCAGTTGGCTATGGCCTATGAGGGTATTTTACAAAAGCACCAATTATTCACAACAGGTACCACAGGGTTGCGCATTATGGAAAATACGAGATTACAGGTAACGCGTTTTTTATCGGGACCCTTAGGTGGCGATCAGCAAATTGGTGCCATGATTGCTAAGAACGAAATGGATGTTATCGTGTTCCTACGCGATCCACTCACTTCTCAACCACATGAACCTGATATTCAAGCTTTATTACGATTGTGCGATGTTCACCGTATACCAGTTGCGACTAATCTAGCTACAGCAGAAATCCTACTAAAAGCTGTGGAGCAGGGTAACATGGCTTGGCGGGAAGTCTAA
- the bshB1 gene encoding bacillithiol biosynthesis deacetylase BshB1 — MEENHLDILAIGAHPDDVEIGAAGVLLRANQQGKRTGILDLTYAELSSNGTVVRRQEEAAVASEHMNLTARYNFGLPDRGLEANRELAVKKVVDLIRKTRPKVVLAPYFHDRHPDHESVSRIVKEAIFSAGIKKFVGERELPAYRPEQFFYYFINSTASPSFFVDITDLYPQKIQVLESYRSQFEQEEGSVSTPLNNGYIELVEYRERLFGQQAGVTYAEGFVSATPLVLSSL; from the coding sequence ATGGAAGAAAATCACTTGGATATATTAGCCATTGGTGCTCATCCTGATGACGTGGAGATTGGAGCAGCAGGGGTCTTGCTACGAGCAAATCAGCAAGGAAAACGAACGGGTATTCTTGATTTAACGTATGCAGAGCTTTCTTCAAATGGGACAGTAGTGCGCCGTCAAGAGGAGGCAGCTGTTGCTTCTGAGCATATGAATTTGACTGCACGTTACAATTTTGGATTGCCTGATCGTGGATTGGAAGCAAACCGGGAACTGGCTGTCAAAAAGGTTGTCGATCTTATTCGAAAAACTCGACCTAAAGTAGTGTTAGCTCCTTATTTTCATGATCGGCATCCCGATCATGAGAGTGTAAGTCGGATCGTAAAAGAGGCGATTTTTTCAGCAGGTATAAAAAAGTTCGTAGGAGAACGTGAATTACCTGCATATCGTCCTGAGCAATTTTTTTATTACTTCATCAATAGTACTGCTTCTCCTAGTTTTTTTGTAGATATCACGGATCTGTATCCGCAAAAGATACAGGTGCTAGAGTCGTATCGAAGTCAGTTTGAGCAAGAAGAAGGGAGTGTAAGCACTCCATTAAATAATGGATACATTGAATTGGTAGAGTATCGTGAGCGTTTATTTGGGCAACAAGCAGGAGTGACATATGCAGAAGGTTTTGTCAGTGCCACACCGTTGGTACTTTCATCCTTGTAA
- the bshA gene encoding N-acetyl-alpha-D-glucosaminyl L-malate synthase BshA yields MNIGITCYPSLGGSGVVATELGKLLAERGHNVHFITAGMPFRLGKFHPNIFFHEVEVNQYDVFKYPPYDLTLANRMAQVAQNENLDILHVHYAVPHALCAYLAKQMVGDHLKIITTLHGTDITVLGYEPSLRDMIRFGIEKSDMVTAVSADLIRETHDSLQVDKNIELVYNFVDKRRYSRKDVTEWRAKFAPNGEKIIMHISNFRPVKRVQDVVAAFRYVRDEMPAKLILIGEGPEQCNIRKLIQDEELCDDVFFLGKQDDVAEVISLADLMLLPSEKESFGLVALEAMACGVPVVASCAGGLPEVVSHGESGYLCEIGDTKQMAIYACKLLQDDMLYESFRVEGLRRSQDKFSYDNITSQYESLYQQLLST; encoded by the coding sequence ATGAATATTGGTATTACGTGTTATCCTTCCTTGGGCGGTTCCGGTGTGGTGGCCACAGAGTTAGGCAAATTGTTGGCTGAGCGTGGACATAATGTGCATTTTATTACAGCTGGCATGCCGTTTCGTTTAGGGAAGTTTCACCCCAATATATTTTTTCATGAAGTAGAAGTAAATCAATATGATGTATTTAAGTATCCACCGTACGATTTAACATTAGCGAATCGCATGGCACAGGTTGCTCAGAATGAGAATCTCGATATTTTGCATGTTCATTATGCAGTACCTCACGCGCTATGTGCTTATCTAGCCAAGCAAATGGTTGGCGATCATTTGAAAATCATCACCACTTTGCATGGAACAGATATCACAGTCCTTGGTTACGAGCCGAGCTTACGAGATATGATTCGCTTTGGAATTGAAAAGAGCGATATGGTAACTGCTGTTTCAGCAGATTTAATCCGCGAAACGCATGATTCACTTCAAGTAGACAAAAACATTGAGCTTGTATACAACTTTGTAGATAAGCGCAGGTATTCACGTAAGGATGTAACCGAATGGCGAGCTAAATTTGCACCTAACGGAGAAAAAATCATCATGCACATTTCCAATTTCCGTCCGGTCAAACGTGTGCAAGATGTAGTAGCAGCTTTCCGTTATGTTCGTGATGAAATGCCTGCTAAATTAATTTTAATTGGTGAAGGCCCTGAGCAGTGTAATATAAGGAAATTAATTCAGGATGAAGAGCTATGTGATGATGTTTTCTTTTTAGGGAAACAAGATGACGTAGCAGAAGTCATTTCATTAGCTGATCTGATGCTCCTCCCATCCGAAAAGGAGAGCTTTGGGCTAGTGGCATTAGAAGCAATGGCATGCGGTGTGCCAGTTGTTGCCTCTTGTGCTGGGGGATTACCTGAAGTGGTTTCACATGGTGAATCAGGATATCTATGCGAAATTGGCGACACCAAACAGATGGCTATATATGCTTGTAAATTGTTACAGGATGATATGCTGTACGAAAGCTTTCGCGTAGAAGGACTACGTCGTTCTCAGGATAAATTTAGCTATGACAACATTACTTCCCAATATGAATCATTATATCAGCAACTACTCTCTACATAA
- a CDS encoding CCA tRNA nucleotidyltransferase codes for MKEEAKKVLKKLEEHGYEAYFVGGCVRDWLLHRPVHDIDICTNAHPGDIMNLFPDHIPTGLQHGTITVKQDGYLFEVTTFRTEGTYEDFRRPREVHYVNEVVEDLARRDFTINAMAMKYNKELIDPFFGLEDVNDHVIRAVGDASRRFQEDALRLVRGVRFASQLGFQIEDETRNAMRDNAPLLIHIAVERVRDECNKLIDSKHPDKGFQYAQQTKLFQAIPVLQQLFDQSTIHLWRLQTVESVMHKWVVLLFAADFSWKQSRELCQYLKMSRKEEETITYLMQQIMFLQPTWDQCQSIDWTRFIMKFGLERCYDLEKVLDALWWNDLSKKQGTLQSAFDNMAVKTLKELAVDGSDIRKISDQKQGPWIQQTLEYLWERTVTGGLTNESETLLMAAKDFMRCDKSTSG; via the coding sequence ATGAAAGAAGAGGCGAAAAAGGTACTTAAAAAATTAGAAGAGCACGGCTACGAGGCTTATTTTGTCGGTGGTTGCGTCCGTGATTGGCTTCTTCACCGTCCTGTTCATGATATAGATATATGTACAAATGCCCATCCAGGAGACATTATGAATTTGTTCCCCGACCATATTCCTACGGGCTTACAGCACGGAACAATAACTGTTAAGCAGGATGGCTATTTGTTTGAAGTAACGACATTTCGAACAGAGGGAACATATGAAGATTTTCGTCGACCAAGGGAAGTTCACTATGTTAATGAAGTAGTGGAGGACTTGGCCCGTCGTGATTTTACAATTAATGCAATGGCGATGAAATATAACAAAGAATTAATTGATCCTTTTTTTGGATTGGAGGATGTAAATGATCATGTAATCCGAGCAGTGGGTGATGCTAGTCGTAGATTTCAGGAAGATGCGCTACGACTTGTTCGGGGAGTTCGCTTCGCTTCTCAGCTGGGATTCCAGATTGAAGATGAAACAAGAAACGCTATGAGGGATAACGCCCCATTGTTGATTCATATTGCAGTAGAGAGGGTCCGCGATGAATGCAACAAACTCATTGATAGCAAGCATCCGGATAAAGGCTTTCAATATGCTCAACAAACGAAGCTATTTCAGGCCATTCCTGTTTTGCAGCAATTATTTGATCAATCAACAATTCATTTGTGGAGATTACAAACTGTAGAGAGTGTAATGCATAAATGGGTTGTGTTACTTTTTGCTGCTGATTTCAGTTGGAAGCAGTCGCGTGAGTTATGTCAATACCTGAAGATGTCACGTAAAGAAGAAGAAACAATCACTTATCTTATGCAACAAATCATGTTCCTTCAGCCAACATGGGATCAATGTCAGTCTATTGACTGGACTCGATTCATTATGAAGTTTGGTCTGGAACGCTGCTATGACTTGGAAAAAGTGTTGGATGCTTTATGGTGGAATGATCTATCCAAAAAGCAGGGGACACTTCAATCTGCTTTTGATAACATGGCAGTGAAAACCTTGAAAGAATTAGCTGTAGATGGATCAGATATTAGAAAGATAAGTGATCAAAAACAAGGTCCTTGGATTCAACAAACCCTGGAATATCTGTGGGAGCGCACAGTAACTGGAGGACTTACTAACGAATCGGAGACTTTGCTGATGGCGGCTAAAGATTTTATGCGTTGTGACAAAAGCACATCAGGGTGA
- a CDS encoding biotin--[acetyl-CoA-carboxylase] ligase, giving the protein MNIKQEILRAFRNHPQEFISGEYLSQNCKCTRAAVWKHIEELRQEGYEFEAVRKSGYRLVSSPDSLSAEEILSAMQTERIGKNIVAYETVPTTQALAHELASKGAPEGTLVVADQQTGGKGRLGRVWHSPKGTGIWMSLVLRPVIPIGRTPQMTLLTAVAMAKAIQEFQIPVKIKWPNDIFVNGKKVCGILTELHAEADRVNYLIIGIGINVNNQESDFDPVLQEVATSLRLALGEPLKRSQFIQVFCRIFEQLYLAYLSDGFGQIKIEWEALSMSLHRRVTVRTLQAVLEGEATGLNEEGVLLLRDDEGVMHKVYSADIEYSDT; this is encoded by the coding sequence ATGAATATTAAGCAGGAAATATTACGCGCTTTTCGTAATCATCCACAAGAATTTATTTCGGGTGAATATCTAAGTCAAAATTGTAAATGCACACGAGCAGCAGTATGGAAACATATCGAAGAGCTGCGACAAGAGGGCTATGAATTTGAAGCGGTACGCAAATCAGGTTATCGGCTTGTTTCCTCACCAGATTCGCTATCGGCTGAAGAGATTCTGTCTGCAATGCAAACAGAACGAATTGGAAAAAATATTGTAGCTTACGAAACGGTTCCAACAACACAGGCATTAGCCCATGAATTAGCTTCTAAGGGAGCACCTGAAGGGACCTTAGTGGTGGCTGATCAACAAACAGGTGGTAAAGGTCGGTTAGGTCGAGTCTGGCATTCACCAAAAGGGACGGGCATATGGATGAGTTTAGTGTTACGTCCCGTCATCCCGATTGGGCGCACTCCCCAAATGACGTTGCTAACAGCAGTTGCTATGGCTAAAGCAATCCAAGAGTTTCAAATTCCGGTTAAAATTAAATGGCCTAATGATATCTTTGTAAATGGCAAAAAAGTGTGCGGAATTCTAACAGAGCTACACGCAGAGGCTGATCGTGTTAACTATTTAATTATTGGGATTGGAATTAATGTAAATAATCAAGAGTCAGATTTTGATCCGGTCCTCCAAGAGGTTGCAACCTCATTACGCCTAGCGTTGGGGGAGCCATTGAAAAGATCTCAATTTATTCAAGTATTTTGCCGTATATTTGAACAACTCTATCTGGCATATTTGAGCGATGGATTTGGTCAAATCAAGATAGAATGGGAAGCCTTGTCGATGTCTTTACATCGTCGTGTTACAGTCCGTACTCTACAAGCAGTATTAGAAGGTGAAGCAACAGGCTTAAATGAAGAGGGAGTTCTCTTATTACGCGATGATGAGGGAGTCATGCACAAGGTGTACTCTGCTGATATTGAGTATAGCGATACCTAG
- the panB gene encoding 3-methyl-2-oxobutanoate hydroxymethyltransferase — translation MKEKKEPITMLTAYDYPSAKLAEEAGIDILLVGDSLGMVVLGYESTVSVTMDDMIHHTKAVTRAAKTAFVVADMPFLTCHGSVDEAIHHAGRLIQEGNAKAVKIEGGEEILPIVKRCTKAGIPVMGHLGLTPQSVHQLGGYKVQGKDLESAKQLITDAKALEEAGAFGIVLECVPAEVAAKVTEAVEIPVIGIGAGAECDGQVLVFHDVLSYASSLTPKFVKSYAQIGDMIQSAISQYVVEVRSRQFPEQRHSFAASEETIQQLYGEEVRV, via the coding sequence ATGAAAGAAAAAAAAGAGCCAATTACCATGCTTACCGCTTATGATTATCCCTCTGCGAAATTGGCAGAAGAAGCAGGAATAGACATCCTGCTGGTGGGAGATTCCCTAGGCATGGTTGTGTTAGGCTATGAATCTACGGTGTCTGTTACCATGGATGACATGATCCATCACACAAAAGCTGTTACGCGTGCAGCAAAAACAGCCTTTGTTGTAGCGGACATGCCCTTTTTGACATGTCATGGCTCTGTAGATGAAGCCATTCATCATGCGGGTCGGTTAATTCAGGAAGGAAATGCAAAAGCCGTGAAGATTGAAGGGGGAGAAGAGATTCTTCCTATTGTCAAGAGATGTACAAAGGCTGGAATTCCGGTTATGGGCCATTTAGGGTTAACACCACAGTCTGTCCATCAATTAGGTGGGTATAAAGTACAAGGCAAAGATCTTGAATCTGCAAAGCAATTAATCACGGATGCAAAGGCTCTAGAAGAAGCTGGCGCATTTGGTATTGTTTTGGAATGCGTACCAGCAGAAGTAGCAGCGAAAGTAACGGAAGCAGTAGAAATTCCTGTGATTGGCATTGGAGCTGGAGCAGAGTGCGATGGACAGGTTCTAGTGTTCCACGATGTACTTTCTTATGCTTCCAGTCTTACTCCTAAATTTGTAAAATCATACGCTCAGATTGGAGACATGATTCAATCAGCGATTTCTCAATACGTAGTAGAAGTAAGAAGTAGACAATTCCCTGAACAACGACATTCCTTTGCCGCTTCTGAAGAAACCATTCAGCAATTATATGGAGAAGAGGTACGAGTATGA